A region from the Benincasa hispida cultivar B227 chromosome 10, ASM972705v1, whole genome shotgun sequence genome encodes:
- the LOC120089254 gene encoding G-type lectin S-receptor-like serine/threonine-protein kinase LECRK3 yields the protein MAFENKLCYILCPSFLHCLLVFVFFLVLPICSFSQPYKNVTLGSSLKATEQNNSYWVSQYGDFAFGFLPLNGKDFLLAIWFNKIHDKTVVWSANRDKLVPKGSTVQFTSGDQLVLNDPGGNQIWTPTSYRNTNRSVSYAAMLDSGNFVLVASDSEILWQSFDAPTDTILPSQTLNMRGVLVARYSETSFSSGRFQLLMQTDGNLVLSSAAFPFDTINIAYWASNTTGSGFQLVFDPIGSIYVIAKNNTILTTVVSNIHYSPQNYYLRAILEHDAIFRLYVYPKTTSNSSMPKAWTQVSDPVNICIMVSDGTGSGVCGFNSYCKLGDDQRPFCTCPPGYVLLDPNDEIKGCKPNFFAQSCDQSFPETNDFEFVALENTNWPQGDYANFNPVSEEWCRNECLNDCFCALATFRNGECWKKRFPFVFGRMDPNVAGEKSLLKVRKQNSTSKPNNLVQNQRNKTTIVAIGSILLGSSVFLNFILFLLTLFIGYRFRKKKSKVVQRDPSILSVNLRIFSYEELDKATSGFIQQLGHDSFTTIYKGIINSEDNNNLVAIKKFNNVVRDGDQEFKVEVSAIAQTNHKNLVRLHGFCNEGEHRMLVYEFMQNGSLENFLFGTSKPNWYARIQVVLETARGLCYLHEGCNIQIIHCDIKPQNIFFDDSYTARIANFGLAKLLKKEQTRTLTTIKGTKGYVAPEWFRSLPITMKVDVYSFGILLLEIICCRRSFEEKVEDEEQMVPTDWAYDCFKERKVKMLVENDEEAKMDLKRVKKFVMIAIWCIQEEPSLRPTMKKVLQMMEGAIEVSFPPHPSSFISSIS from the coding sequence ATGGCTTTTGAAAACAAATTATGTTACATTCTCTGTCCATCCTTTCTTCACTgtcttcttgtttttgttttctttcttgtttTACCAATTTGTTCGTTTTCTCAGCCTTATAAAAATGTAACCCTAGGTTCATCTCTCAAAGCAACTGAACAAAATAACTCCTACTGGGTCTCCCAATATGGTGATTTTGCTTTTGGGTTTCTACCATTGAATGGTAAAGATTTTTTGTTGGCCATTTGGTTCAACAAAATTCATGACAAAACTGTGGTTTGGTCAGCTAATCGCGATAAATTGGTACCTAAAGGATCCACAGTTCAATTTACTAGTGGTGATCAACTTGTGCTGAACGATCCTGGAGGCAATCAAATATGGACGCCAACTTCCTATAGAAATACTAATCGTTCCGTTTCCTATGCTGCGATGCTTGATAGTGGCAACTTTGTGTTGGTTGCTTCTGATTCTGAAATTTTGTGGCAAAGCTTCGATGCTCCTACCGATACAATTTTACCATCACAAACTTTGAATATGAGGGGAGTTCTTGTCGCTCGTTATTCAGAAACCAGTTTCTCTAGTGGAAGATTTCAACTTTTGATGCAAACAGATGGGAATCTCGTGCTTTCATCCGCTGCATTCCCTTTCGATACAATAAACATAGCTTATTGGGCAAGTAACACTACAGGCTCTGGCTTCCAACTTGTCTTCGACCCCATTGGTTCCATTTATGTCATTGCAAAGAATAATACCATTCTCACAACTGTGGTATCAAATATCCATTATTCACCACAAAATTATTACCTTCGGGCGATTCTTGAGCATGATGCGATTTTTAGATTGTATGTTTACCCAAAGACGACAAGTAATTCATCTATGCCTAAAGCTTGGACTCAAGTGTCAGACCCTGTAAACATCTGTATCATGGTCAGTGATGGTACGGGAAGTGGAGTTTGTGGCTTTAATAGCTATTGTAAGCTTGGAGATGATCAGAGGCCATTTTGCACTTGTCCACCTGGCTATGTTTTACTTGATCCAAACGATGAGATCAAGGGTTGTAAACCCAACTTTTTTGCTCAGAGTTGCGATCAATCTTTTCCTGAAACAAATGACTTTGAATTTGTTGCTTTGGAAAATACGAATTGGCCTCAGGGTGATTACGCCAATTTCAACCCAGTAAGTGAGGAATGGTGCAGAAATGAATGTTTGAATGATTGTTTTTGTGCACTTGCCACTTTCAGAAATGGTGAATGTTGGAAGAAGAGGTTTCCTTTCGTTTTTGGAAGAATGGATCCTAATGTTGCTGGTGAAAAATCTCTTCTCAAAGTCAGAAAACAAAACTCTACTTCCAAACCTAATAATCTTGTTCAGAATCAAAGGAATAAAACTACAATAGTCGCCATTGGATCAATTTTATTAGGAAGCTCcgtatttctaaatttcatCTTATTCCTTCTCACTTTATTCATTGGCTACCgatttagaaaaaagaaatcaaaggtTGTTCAAAGAGACCCTTCCATTCTAAGTGTGAATCTAAGGATCTTTAGTTATGAAGAGCTCGACAAGGCCACAAGTGGATTCATCCAACAGTTGGGGCATGACTCTTTTACTACTATTTATAAAGGGATTATTAACTCTGAAGACAACAATAACTTGGTGGCCATTAAAAAGTTCAACAATGTGGTGCGAGATGGAGACCAAGAGTTTAAGGTTGAAGTGAGCGCTATTGCCCAAACAAACCACAAGAACTTAGTTCGATTGCATGGTTTCTGCAATGAAGGAGAACATAGAATGTTGGTGTATGAGTTCATGCAGAATGGGTCTCTTGAAAATTTCCTTTTTGGGACTTCGAAACCAAATTGGTATGCTAGAATTCAAGTTGTTTTAGAGACGGCCAGAGGACTATGTTACCTACATGAAGGGTGCAATATTCAAATCATTCATTGTGATATTAAGCCTCAAAACATATTTTTCGACGACTCTTATACTGCACGAATTGCAAACTTTGGCTTGgcaaaacttttgaaaaaagaGCAAACTCGAACGCTGACAACAATCAAAGGAACCAAAGGATATGTAGCTCCAGAATGGTTTAGAAGTCTCCCCATCACAATGAAggttgatgtttatagttttgGGATATTGTTGTTGGAAATTATATGTTGTAGAAGGAGTTTCGAGGAGAAAGTAGAGGATGAAGAACAAATGGTGCCAACAGATTGGGCTTATGACTGCTTCAAAGAAAGGAAAGTGAAGATGTTAGTAGAAAATGATGAAGAAGCAAAGATGGACTTGAAGAGGGTAAAGAAGTTTGTAATGATAGCAATTTGGTGCATTCAAGAGGAACCATCCTTAAGGCCCACCATGAAGAAAGTTTTACAGATGATGGAAGGTGCTATCGAAGTCTCCTTTCCCCCTCACCCATCTTCCTTTATTAGTTCAATTTCATAA
- the LOC120089389 gene encoding G-type lectin S-receptor-like serine/threonine-protein kinase LECRK3, with protein MAFQNKSSYFLLPPFLHCLLVFLLGLPTCSFSEPYKNVTLGSSLTATEQNHLYWTSQFGEFAFGFLQLESKGFLLAIWFNKIEEKTVVWSANRDKLAPKGSTIQFTGGGQLVLNDPRGNQIWTSSSSGSTNQSVSYAAMLDSGNFVLAATNSKILWQSFDVPTDTILPSQTLNMGGFLVARYSETNYKNGRFQLRMQSDGNLVLYPRAFPLDIVSKAYWASNTIGSGFQLVFNLSGSIDVISNNNTILITVVSNTLTPQNFYLRAILEHDGIFRMYVYPKPTHNSSMAKAWSQVSDSINICTMVHGGWGSGVCGFNSYCRLGNDQRPFCTCPPGYVLLDPNDEIKGCKPNFIAHSCDQSFPETDNFEFVALENTNWPQADYGFFKPVSEEWCRNECLNDCFCAVATFKNGECSKKRFPLADGRMDPSVGGRALLKIRKQNSTFQPNNLIHKSTIVVVGSVLLGSSVFLNFLLFLFTLFVSYRLRKIRKSKLVQEDPSILCVNLRIFSYEELNKATNGFIHQLGHGSFSTVYKGIIDSEDNNNLVAIKKLDNVVQEGDREFKAEVSAIAGTNHKNLVRLLGFCNEGEHRMLVYEFMHNGSLVDFLFGNSKPSWYTRIQLVLGTARGLCYLHEECSTQTIHCDIKPHNILLDDSFTARIADFGLAKLLKKDQTRTLTVIRGTKGYVAPEWFRGLPITVKVDVYSFGILLLEIICCRRSFEEKAENEEQMVLADWAYDCFKEKKIEMLVENDEEAKIDLKRVKKFVMIAIWCIQEEVSLRPTMKKVLQMLEGAIEVSFPPGPSSFTSTIS; from the coding sequence ATGGCTTTTCAAAACAAATCATCTTACTTTCTCTTACCACCCTTTCTTCACTGccttcttgtttttcttcttggTTTACCAACTTGTTCGTTTTCTGAGCCTTATAAAAATGTAACTCTGGGTTCATCTCTCACAGCAACGGAACAAAATCACCTCTATTGGACCTCCCAATTTGGTGAGTTCGCTTTTGGATTTCTACAGTTGGAAAGTAAAGGCTTTTTATTGGCCATTTGGTTcaataaaattgaagaaaaaacgGTGGTATGGTCAGCAAATCGCGATAAATTGGCACCTAAAGGATCCACAATTCAATTTACTGGTGGTGGGCAACTTGTGCTGAACGATCCTAGAGGCAATCAAATATGGACGTCAAGTTCCTCTGGAAGTACTAATCAATCTGTTTCCTATGCTGCGATGCTTGATAGTGGCAACTTTGTGTTGGCTGCaactaattctaaaattttatggCAAAGCTTTGATGTGCCTACCGATACGATTTTACCATCACAAACTTTGAATATGGGCGGATTTCTTGTTGCTCGTTATTCAGAAACCAATTATAAGAATGGAAGGTTTCAACTTCGGATGCAAAGTGATGGGAATCTTGTGCTTTACCCCAGAGCATTCCCTTTGGATATAGTAAGTAAGGCTTACTGGGCAAGTAACACAATAGGCTCTGGCTTCCAACTTGTTTTCAACCTCTCTGGCTCTATTGATGTCATTTCAAACAATAATACTATTCTCATAACTGTGGTATCAAATACCCTTACGCCACAAAATTTTTACCTTCGGGCGATTCTTGAGCATGATGGGATTTTTAGAATGTATGTTTACCCAAAGCCCACACATAATTCGTCTATGGCTAAAGCTTGGTCTCAAGTGTCAGACTCTATAAACATTTGTACCATGGTGCATGGTGGGTGGGGAAGTGGAGTGTGTGGATTCAATAGTTACTGTAGACTTGGGAATGACCAGAGACCATTTTGCACTTGTCCACCTGGCTATGTTTTACTTGATCCAAATGATGAGATCAAGGGTTGTAAACCCAACTTTATTGCTCATAGTTGCGATCAATCATTTCCTGAAACTGATAACTTCGAATTTGTTGCTTTGGAAAATACCAATTGGCCTCAGGCTGATTATGGCTTTTTCAAACCAGTAAGTGAGGAATGGTGTAGAAACGAATGTTTGAACGATTGTTTTTGTGCAGTTGCCACTTTCAAAAATGGTGAATGTTCGAAGAAGAGGTTTCCTCTAGCTGATGGACGAATGGACCCTAGTGTTGGCGGAAGAGCACTTCTCAAAATTAGGAAACAAAACTCTACATTCCAACCTAATAATCTTATACATAAATCTACTATAGTCGTCGTTGGATCAGTTCTATTAGGAAGCTCTGTATTTCTCAATTTCCTTTTATTCCTTTTCACTTTATTCGTTAGCTACCGACTTAGGAAAATTAGGAAATCAAAGCTTGTTCAAGAAGATCCTTCCATTTTATGTGTGAATTTGAGGATCTTCAGCTATGAAGAGCTCAACAAGGCCACAAATGGATTCATTCACCAGTTGGGGCATGGCTCTTTTTCTACTGTTTATAAAGGGATTATTGACTCTGAAGACAACAATAACTTGGTGGCTATTAAAAAGTTAGACAATGTGGTGCAAGAGGGAGACCGAGAATTTAAAGCTGAAGTAAGCGCTATTGCTGGAACAAACCATAAGAACTTAGTTCGATTACTTGGGTTTTGCAATGAAGGAGAACATAGAATGTTAGTGTATGAGTTCATGCATAATGGGTCACTTGTAGATTTCCTTTTTGGGAATTCGAAACCAAGTTGGTATACTAGAATTCAACTTGTTTTAGGGACAGCAAGAGGACTATGTTATCTACACGAAGAGTGCAGCACTCAGACAATTCATTGTGATATTAAGCCACATAACATCCTTCTGGATGACTCATTTACCGCACGGATTGCAGACTTTGGTCTGgcaaaacttttgaaaaaagaTCAAACTCGAACTCTGACTGTAATTAGAGGAACCAAAGGATATGTAGCTCCAGAGTGGTTTAGAGGCCTCCCCATCACAGTGAAGGTTGATGTTTACAGTTTTGGAATATTGTTGTTGGAGATTATATGTTGTAGAAGGAGTTTCGAAGAGAAAGCAGAGAATGAAGAACAAATGGTGCTGGCAGATTGGGCTTATGACTGCttcaaagagaagaaaatagagaTGTTGGTAGAAAATGATGAGGAAGCAAAGATTGACTTGAAGAGGGTAAAGAAGTTTGTGATGATAGCAATTTGGTGCATTCAAGAGGAAGTATCCCTAAGGCCCACCATGAAGAAAGTTTTACAAATGTTGGAAGGTGCTATTGAAGTCTCTTTTCCTCCTGGCCCATCGTCCTTCACTAGTACAATTTCCTaa